One genomic segment of Dehalococcoidia bacterium includes these proteins:
- a CDS encoding FAD-dependent oxidoreductase — MTELKSLFQPIKVAGLELKNRIVFLAADTGYGDDDMVTDRQKDYYAARARGGTGLLTTGLILPSSMGRPIPGRMGIYHDRFIPGLRQLVDVVHDGGAKIAIQISLQYFWAKGEGAPLEEVAPSEVSTRRGSQPRALSVEEIHQIIGEYSEGVRRAREAGFDAVELHCGIGYMISRFISSCTNKRTDQYGGSLENRMRFPLEIIESSKRKAGSDYPLICRISADEFMEGGHKLEDTKRLIPILEGAGVHCLNVGAGWHECRTPLVHMSVPRGGFVYLAEEVKKVAKVPVVAAYRINDPILADSIIAEGSADLVGMGRALIADPELPNKAREGRLDEIRPCIACGHCLDVVMLGAPLACAVNPQVGKEAERATAPAKKPKKVFVIGGGPAGMEAAAGAAGRGHEVTLFEKMDRLGGNLLFAAAPSYKWEINSLTNYLETRLKRSGAQIRLNQEMSEKAIAEGKPEVVIVATGATALIPDIPGVNQGNVVTALEVLGGEREVGAQVVIVGGGMIGCEAAEYLADRGKKVTIIEMLERIGADIGMTTRWVIMQRLRNAGINMETRAKVEEITDQGVVAGRGDSREFFSADSVVLAVGLLPQDELASRLKGMVTECYTIGDCNQAQRIIQAIDDGYRISREI, encoded by the coding sequence ATGACCGAGCTAAAGAGTCTATTTCAGCCGATTAAAGTAGCGGGACTGGAACTGAAAAACCGTATAGTGTTCCTGGCAGCCGATACCGGCTACGGTGATGATGATATGGTTACCGACCGTCAGAAGGATTACTACGCGGCGAGGGCCCGGGGTGGAACGGGGCTCTTAACTACGGGTCTGATTTTACCCTCCAGTATGGGTAGGCCCATTCCCGGCCGGATGGGGATTTACCACGATAGGTTCATCCCCGGGCTTCGCCAGCTTGTAGATGTGGTGCATGACGGGGGGGCCAAGATTGCTATCCAGATAAGCCTCCAGTATTTTTGGGCCAAGGGAGAGGGCGCTCCACTGGAAGAGGTCGCACCTTCGGAGGTCTCCACCCGCCGTGGCTCTCAACCGAGGGCACTCAGTGTAGAGGAGATTCACCAGATCATCGGGGAGTACAGCGAGGGGGTGCGCCGGGCACGGGAGGCAGGCTTCGATGCAGTGGAGCTTCACTGCGGCATCGGATATATGATAAGCCGCTTTATATCCTCTTGCACCAACAAACGCACCGACCAATATGGAGGATCTCTGGAGAACAGGATGAGGTTTCCCCTCGAAATCATCGAATCATCTAAGAGAAAGGCAGGCAGCGATTACCCCCTGATATGTAGAATCTCCGCAGATGAGTTTATGGAAGGGGGGCATAAACTGGAGGATACTAAAAGGCTTATTCCTATACTGGAGGGGGCGGGGGTTCATTGTCTAAATGTAGGTGCGGGGTGGCATGAATGCCGCACGCCTCTGGTTCATATGTCAGTACCGCGGGGAGGCTTCGTCTATCTCGCCGAGGAAGTTAAAAAGGTGGCGAAGGTCCCGGTAGTCGCTGCCTACCGGATCAATGACCCTATCCTGGCAGATAGTATAATCGCCGAGGGGAGCGCCGATCTCGTTGGCATGGGTCGCGCGCTCATCGCGGACCCGGAGCTTCCCAATAAGGCCAGGGAGGGGAGGCTTGATGAGATCAGACCATGTATTGCCTGCGGGCACTGTTTGGACGTGGTCATGTTGGGCGCACCGCTCGCATGCGCGGTGAACCCCCAGGTCGGCAAGGAGGCGGAGCGCGCCACCGCTCCAGCGAAAAAGCCGAAGAAGGTGTTTGTCATTGGAGGTGGGCCTGCGGGAATGGAGGCTGCAGCGGGGGCGGCAGGACGTGGACACGAGGTCACCCTCTTTGAAAAGATGGACCGGCTGGGAGGAAACCTTCTCTTTGCTGCGGCCCCTTCGTATAAATGGGAGATCAATAGTCTTACCAACTATCTGGAAACGCGGCTAAAAAGAAGCGGTGCCCAGATCAGGCTTAACCAGGAAATGAGCGAGAAGGCCATTGCCGAGGGCAAGCCGGAGGTGGTCATTGTCGCTACAGGGGCCACGGCGCTCATACCCGATATACCCGGTGTGAACCAGGGAAATGTGGTTACCGCTCTGGAGGTCCTTGGAGGTGAGAGGGAGGTTGGGGCGCAGGTGGTTATTGTTGGTGGCGGGATGATTGGCTGTGAAGCTGCCGAATATCTTGCCGATAGGGGCAAAAAGGTAACCATTATAGAGATGCTCGAGCGAATAGGGGCCGATATAGGGATGACCACCAGGTGGGTTATTATGCAGCGGCTGAGAAACGCTGGAATCAACATGGAGACCAGGGCGAAGGTGGAGGAGATCACCGATCAAGGGGTGGTGGCTGGACGGGGCGATTCCCGGGAATTTTTCTCTGCGGATAGCGTGGTGCTTGCAGTTGGACTTTTACCCCAAGACGAGCTTGCCTCGAGGCTGAAAGGGATGGTCACTGAGTGCTACACTATAGGGGACTGCAACCAGGCTCAGAGAATTATCCAGGCAATCGATGACGGATACCGTATCTCCAGAGAGATATAA
- a CDS encoding FAD-dependent oxidoreductase: MTKLKHLFQPVTIGSLELKNRIVMTCANASGGGGEHVLRYYAERAEGGTGLLIVGGMYTYDTGTGNTFYGGRRDVTEEEARAIREFALYGEELLPGLREFTKTMHEAGARVAAQLLMTYEWKRDWKTNKEGPTELVSASDGYVPARLGEARGISAEEIHQIVEEYGDAARIAREAGFDAIEIHAGIGYFLNQFLSPHSNKRTDEYGGPVENRMRMLLEIVEICQQKAGRDYPIIARISAEDFVEGGNTLEDTKPIAIALERASIVAIDVETGWHESPVPMIQQWVKPGAFVYLAEEIKKVVSIPVMTAYRIWDPVMADRIIAEGRADLIGMARALIADPELPNKAREGRFEDINYCIACCRCLDTAIGGECPSCAVNARVGREAVYKIEPASDSKEVLVIGGGPAGMEAARVAALRGHRVTLCDRGRRLGGSLLLASIMNPELPKFLKYQTRQVLKLPVEIRLNGEVDASFLERMKPGEVIVATGGQSPPFEIPGIHRDNVLLGHDMLEATIRPPRKGGTRRRLLWRLGSLALRYLYQPALIRWGLRFGFPFRERVAIIGGGFAGCELADVLAERGKKVTILEQSHRIGYDIGITTRWVVRMRLWNFGVRMERDVRVVEITERGVRAIVADSETFFEADTVALTMPLAADDKLARELEEAGWHVHSIGDCAEPGRIMEAMAAGFRAGFEI; encoded by the coding sequence ATGACCAAGCTAAAGCACCTGTTCCAGCCGGTAACGATAGGCAGCCTGGAGTTGAAGAACCGGATAGTGATGACCTGTGCCAATGCCAGCGGCGGCGGCGGAGAGCACGTGCTGAGGTACTACGCCGAGCGTGCCGAGGGCGGCACCGGGCTACTCATCGTCGGCGGCATGTACACCTACGACACGGGGACGGGGAATACGTTCTACGGCGGGCGCAGGGACGTGACCGAAGAGGAGGCGCGGGCCATCCGCGAGTTCGCTCTCTACGGCGAGGAGCTCCTCCCCGGGCTGCGCGAGTTCACTAAAACGATGCACGAGGCCGGGGCTAGGGTCGCAGCGCAACTGCTGATGACCTACGAGTGGAAGCGGGACTGGAAGACGAACAAGGAGGGGCCAACCGAGCTAGTCAGTGCCTCCGACGGGTATGTGCCCGCCCGCCTCGGTGAGGCTAGGGGCATAAGCGCTGAGGAGATACACCAGATAGTGGAGGAGTACGGCGACGCCGCCCGCATAGCCAGAGAGGCCGGTTTCGACGCTATCGAGATACACGCCGGCATCGGCTACTTCCTCAACCAGTTCCTCTCGCCGCACTCCAACAAACGCACCGACGAGTACGGCGGGCCGGTGGAGAACCGCATGCGCATGCTGCTGGAGATAGTGGAGATCTGCCAGCAGAAGGCGGGCAGGGACTACCCCATCATCGCCCGCATCTCTGCCGAGGACTTCGTGGAGGGCGGCAATACGCTGGAGGATACCAAGCCGATAGCCATAGCACTGGAGAGGGCCAGCATCGTGGCTATCGATGTAGAGACAGGATGGCACGAGTCCCCGGTGCCCATGATCCAGCAGTGGGTGAAGCCTGGGGCCTTTGTTTACCTGGCAGAGGAGATCAAGAAGGTGGTAAGTATACCGGTGATGACCGCCTACCGTATATGGGACCCGGTTATGGCGGATAGGATCATCGCCGAGGGGAGGGCTGACCTCATCGGCATGGCGCGAGCCCTCATAGCTGATCCTGAGCTGCCAAATAAGGCTAGGGAGGGGAGGTTTGAGGATATCAATTACTGCATAGCCTGCTGCCGTTGCCTGGATACCGCTATTGGGGGTGAATGCCCATCATGCGCCGTCAACGCCAGGGTAGGGAGGGAGGCGGTCTATAAAATTGAACCTGCCTCCGATAGCAAGGAAGTGCTAGTAATCGGTGGCGGGCCAGCAGGCATGGAGGCAGCCAGGGTGGCGGCGCTGCGGGGCCACAGAGTGACGCTTTGCGACCGGGGTCGAAGACTCGGTGGGTCGCTGTTGCTGGCCAGCATCATGAATCCGGAGCTACCAAAGTTCCTCAAATACCAGACGCGCCAGGTGCTAAAGCTCCCTGTAGAGATAAGGCTAAATGGGGAGGTGGATGCATCCTTTTTAGAGAGGATGAAACCGGGTGAGGTCATCGTAGCAACGGGAGGCCAATCCCCCCCCTTCGAAATACCGGGTATCCATCGGGATAATGTACTCCTCGGTCACGACATGCTCGAGGCTACGATACGTCCTCCACGGAAAGGTGGCACTCGGCGACGGCTCCTTTGGCGCCTGGGTTCCCTGGCGCTAAGATATCTGTATCAGCCAGCGCTTATCAGATGGGGACTGAGGTTCGGCTTCCCCTTTAGAGAGAGGGTAGCCATCATTGGTGGAGGGTTTGCTGGCTGTGAACTGGCGGACGTGCTGGCGGAGAGGGGAAAGAAGGTAACCATTTTAGAGCAATCTCACCGTATAGGTTACGATATAGGGATTACCACCAGATGGGTGGTTAGGATGAGACTGTGGAACTTCGGCGTTAGAATGGAGAGGGATGTCAGGGTGGTGGAGATAACTGAAAGGGGTGTAAGAGCTATAGTGGCTGATTCCGAGACGTTCTTTGAAGCGGATACGGTGGCGCTGACTATGCCCCTGGCAGCAGACGATAAACTTGCACGGGAGCTGGAAGAGGCAGGATGGCATGTTCATAGCATCGGTGATTGTGCTGAACCGGGCAGAATCATGGAGGCTATGGCGGCTGGATTCCGCGCTGGCTTCGAGATCTAA
- a CDS encoding TIGR04190 family B12-binding domain/radical SAM domain protein: protein MPHTDLVLLHPPSVYDFRQKTILFGPTSDLIPSSPIFELYPIGFTSIAEYLERAGYRVRIVNLAVRMLLSPKFDAEKLVKSLNATVFGIDLHWLLHAHGAIEISRMVKRHHPEAKLILGGLSASYYHRELLDYPEIDYVLRGDSTEEPFRQLMECIIGNREPTAVPNLSWRDNGGEVHHNPLSHVPDDLSDVFVNHYDHTVRSVVRYRDLSSYLPYRRWLRYPITAVLTCRGCTHNCLICGGSAAAFRQCYNRERPAFRTPEAVVHDVKRIGRLSNGPIFILGDILQAGEDYAYQLLELLSRERAKNQLILELFGPAPPELLKKMGEACPGFCLEISPESHDPEIRKACGRDYSTDALEATVESALAAGCSRMDIFFMFGLPRQTPQSVMDTVDYCGHLMDKFRDKRVFTFTAPLAPFLDPGSLAFENPERYGYRLLMRSLEEHRQALEAPSWKYHLNYETEWMSREQLVTSAYRAELELNSLKARYGIISKGMAEATAQRLYTAREMLDRIDEIVDSGREEQLAQIKGTVDLVNMSRAGGKRELELPTTPIKIRLPSTVWSLIRGW from the coding sequence GTGCCTCATACTGACCTAGTTTTACTTCACCCACCCAGCGTCTATGACTTTCGCCAGAAGACGATCCTCTTTGGTCCAACAAGTGACCTCATCCCCTCCTCCCCTATTTTCGAGCTCTATCCTATAGGCTTTACCAGCATTGCGGAGTATCTGGAGCGTGCCGGTTACCGGGTGCGCATCGTCAACCTGGCGGTTCGCATGCTCCTAAGCCCCAAATTCGATGCGGAGAAGTTGGTAAAGAGCCTGAACGCAACCGTGTTCGGCATCGACCTCCACTGGCTGCTCCATGCCCATGGCGCCATCGAGATAAGCCGGATGGTGAAAAGGCACCACCCGGAGGCCAAACTGATACTCGGTGGGCTCTCTGCCTCCTACTATCACCGGGAGCTTCTCGATTACCCCGAGATCGATTATGTGCTCCGCGGCGACTCCACCGAGGAGCCATTTCGCCAGTTAATGGAGTGCATCATAGGTAACAGAGAACCGACCGCAGTGCCCAATCTTTCCTGGCGGGATAATGGCGGGGAGGTGCACCACAACCCCCTGTCACATGTACCCGATGATCTCAGTGATGTATTTGTTAACCACTACGACCATACTGTGCGCTCGGTAGTCCGCTACCGTGACCTGTCCAGTTACCTCCCCTACCGGCGCTGGCTACGCTATCCCATTACCGCAGTGCTTACCTGTCGGGGCTGCACCCACAACTGTCTTATCTGTGGCGGCTCTGCTGCTGCCTTCCGCCAGTGCTACAACCGGGAGCGTCCCGCCTTCCGCACCCCGGAGGCGGTGGTCCATGATGTAAAGCGCATCGGGCGCTTGAGCAACGGCCCCATATTCATCCTGGGGGACATCCTCCAGGCGGGTGAGGACTATGCCTACCAACTTCTCGAACTTCTAAGTCGCGAGCGGGCGAAAAACCAGCTTATCCTGGAGCTCTTCGGCCCCGCTCCGCCGGAGCTGCTAAAAAAGATGGGAGAAGCCTGCCCCGGCTTCTGCCTGGAGATCTCCCCGGAGTCCCATGACCCCGAAATAAGAAAGGCCTGTGGGCGGGACTATTCCACCGATGCCCTGGAGGCTACCGTTGAGTCTGCCCTGGCGGCGGGATGCAGCCGAATGGACATCTTCTTCATGTTTGGCTTGCCCAGGCAGACCCCGCAATCGGTAATGGATACCGTGGACTACTGTGGCCATTTAATGGATAAATTCCGAGATAAGCGAGTCTTCACGTTCACGGCACCACTAGCTCCCTTCCTCGACCCGGGGAGCCTCGCCTTCGAGAACCCGGAGCGCTATGGCTATCGCCTGCTGATGCGGAGCCTGGAGGAGCATCGCCAGGCGCTGGAAGCGCCTAGCTGGAAGTATCACCTGAATTACGAAACGGAGTGGATGAGCCGCGAGCAGCTCGTTACCAGTGCCTACAGGGCGGAGCTTGAACTTAACAGCCTCAAGGCAAGGTATGGCATTATCTCAAAGGGGATGGCTGAAGCGACAGCGCAGCGTCTCTACACTGCTCGTGAGATGCTGGATCGCATTGACGAGATAGTTGATTCTGGTCGAGAAGAGCAGTTAGCACAGATCAAGGGCACGGTGGACCTGGTAAATATGTCGCGGGCTGGCGGTAAGCGGGAGCTTGAACTGCCCACCACACCCATCAAAATAAGGTTGCCGAGCACCGTCTGGTCTCTGATAAGGGGATGGTAG
- the tatC gene encoding twin-arginine translocase subunit TatC has translation MEEEKKLTVLSHLDEVRGRLFKSLIAVVICIVICFPLARYIYPILMTPLPGIELYYTEVTGLIGSYMKVSLYGGLVLAGPFLLYQLIMFIKPALTRREKGYFYTLLPGVLILFFVGVMFSYFVLLPPALNFLYYSFPSYVGGEIQPLWTVDNYVSIVTRLIFWIGVVFEIPILMFFLSKIGVISPGWIRRKWRYAVVIAFILGGIITPTFDPLNQTLVAGPIILLYGLGYLLAKLARAGSKRAATETT, from the coding sequence ATGGAAGAAGAGAAAAAACTCACAGTTTTAAGCCATCTGGATGAAGTGCGGGGGCGCCTGTTCAAGTCCTTAATAGCTGTCGTCATATGCATCGTTATTTGTTTCCCCTTAGCACGGTATATCTACCCCATCTTAATGACTCCCCTCCCCGGCATTGAGCTTTATTACACCGAGGTAACCGGGTTAATAGGGAGTTACATGAAAGTCAGCCTCTATGGCGGCCTCGTCCTCGCAGGGCCTTTTCTGCTCTACCAGCTCATAATGTTCATTAAGCCAGCGCTTACTCGAAGAGAGAAAGGGTATTTTTATACGCTGTTGCCCGGAGTGCTTATTCTTTTCTTCGTGGGGGTCATGTTTAGCTACTTCGTACTCCTGCCACCGGCGCTAAATTTTCTATACTACTCGTTTCCAAGTTATGTCGGTGGTGAGATACAGCCGTTGTGGACAGTGGATAATTACGTTTCCATAGTCACCAGACTCATCTTCTGGATCGGCGTGGTGTTCGAAATACCAATACTAATGTTCTTCTTAAGCAAGATCGGTGTGATTAGCCCAGGGTGGATCCGCAGGAAGTGGAGGTATGCTGTTGTCATTGCTTTTATCCTCGGTGGTATTATTACCCCCACCTTCGACCCGCTCAATCAGACCCTTGTTGCTGGCCCCATCATCCTCCTCTATGGGCTTGGCTACTTGCTAGCAAAGCTGGCCCGAGCAGGTAGTAAGAGGGCAGCGACTGAAACGACCTAG
- a CDS encoding twin-arginine translocase TatA/TatE family subunit translates to MVDGFLGIGFWEILLVFVVIIAILGPRRLPEIAGRLGTLLRRLKMASHDLTSALTKEVEGTPLKKDDNPLDSLKKAAIDLKSSLTKEVDDAPTKEDETPQGEAEEPKTQA, encoded by the coding sequence ATGGTTGATGGCTTCTTAGGTATAGGTTTCTGGGAGATACTTCTAGTATTTGTTGTCATCATAGCGATATTGGGTCCGAGAAGGCTGCCTGAGATCGCTGGCAGACTGGGAACGTTGCTTCGCCGGCTGAAGATGGCTTCCCATGATCTGACATCGGCGCTGACCAAGGAAGTGGAGGGCACCCCTTTAAAAAAGGATGACAATCCCCTGGATTCCCTGAAAAAGGCGGCCATTGATCTTAAATCATCGCTGACTAAAGAAGTAGATGATGCCCCTACTAAGGAAGATGAGACTCCACAGGGCGAGGCGGAGGAACCGAAGACACAGGCATAG
- a CDS encoding twin-arginine translocase TatA/TatE family subunit: MPLHGWEFLIVVVVVLIVFGVGKLPQTLGSLGKGVRSFRKASAGEDVDTESMESKSKKEEPTKDTASEEKS, from the coding sequence ATGCCACTGCATGGATGGGAGTTCCTTATCGTAGTGGTGGTCGTGTTAATCGTCTTTGGGGTGGGGAAGCTGCCACAGACGTTGGGCTCTCTTGGCAAGGGCGTCCGTAGCTTCCGTAAGGCGTCGGCAGGCGAGGATGTGGACACGGAATCTATGGAGTCTAAGTCCAAGAAGGAAGAGCCCACCAAAGATACCGCCAGCGAAGAGAAAAGTTAG
- a CDS encoding formate dehydrogenase accessory protein FdhE — MIKSYMSGEIDSKILNKLDEWEKDSPPGPIELYIRLMRIQTEAKSQITVQKSQLSPDIIAERTSLHAPLLTFDDLDLDWSKVENLFREALLVISEHFDSVDPQSEIPLEDTARAWYEGKPLPKLGIDKDTLYVALHTALKPFLTAHASVLLQEVNQKGWRRGHCPICGGRPNFAFLSKEQEGARWLICARCDAEWLFQRLKCPFCGIEEQKSLAYFTDDKGKYRVYTCERCKSYLKAIDLRQAASEVLLPLEWVATLDLDRQACELGYSAGDLTLA; from the coding sequence ATGATAAAGAGCTATATGAGTGGAGAAATCGATAGTAAAATACTGAATAAACTTGATGAATGGGAGAAGGATTCACCACCTGGCCCCATAGAACTCTATATCCGGTTGATGCGTATTCAGACCGAAGCCAAATCGCAGATAACGGTCCAAAAGTCACAACTGTCTCCTGATATTATCGCTGAGCGGACGAGCCTACATGCTCCATTACTGACCTTCGACGACCTGGATCTGGACTGGTCCAAAGTGGAAAACCTATTCAGGGAAGCGCTCTTGGTAATCAGCGAGCACTTTGATTCGGTGGATCCACAGAGCGAAATTCCCTTGGAAGATACTGCCAGGGCATGGTATGAAGGGAAGCCATTGCCGAAGCTGGGAATAGATAAGGATACGTTGTATGTAGCCCTTCATACTGCTCTGAAGCCCTTTTTAACTGCACACGCGAGTGTGTTATTACAGGAAGTTAACCAGAAGGGGTGGCGGCGAGGACATTGTCCTATATGTGGTGGTAGGCCGAACTTTGCCTTCCTCTCTAAAGAGCAGGAAGGGGCCAGGTGGTTAATCTGCGCTCGCTGTGATGCCGAATGGCTGTTCCAGCGGTTGAAGTGTCCCTTCTGCGGTATCGAGGAGCAGAAGAGCTTGGCTTACTTTACCGATGATAAGGGAAAATATCGGGTCTATACTTGTGAACGATGTAAGAGCTATCTTAAGGCCATTGATCTGCGCCAGGCAGCATCCGAGGTACTGCTGCCTTTGGAATGGGTAGCTACACTGGATTTAGATAGACAGGCGTGCGAGTTGGGATATAGCGCTGGGGATTTAACCCTGGCATGA
- a CDS encoding cytochrome b/b6 domain-containing protein produces MTTAKGKAKSTPISHSLFGAPPAPGEEVVERYSRPVRILHWVNAFTWIVLFITGLFFFVPQFGAAASGGVSGLLHRIAAVIMVGWAVIYFFGSPKAALRGIGEAFKWGAGDIKWLQAAPSYYFFGDEKSMPPQEHMNTGQKLWWLMVLSAGALMIITGALMWFFKGIISADAFLWSAFFHDVGFIALLSFAFLHVYLSALHPKMRGIFWSMWRGTVSARYAESHHKKWYDKVKKGS; encoded by the coding sequence ATGACAACGGCCAAAGGCAAAGCGAAATCGACCCCCATTAGCCACTCTTTATTCGGGGCTCCGCCAGCGCCGGGGGAGGAGGTGGTAGAGCGTTATTCCAGGCCGGTTCGCATACTCCACTGGGTGAACGCGTTTACCTGGATAGTGCTGTTCATTACCGGGCTATTCTTCTTTGTGCCCCAGTTTGGAGCTGCTGCATCCGGTGGGGTGAGCGGGCTCCTTCACCGCATCGCCGCAGTGATCATGGTAGGCTGGGCTGTCATATATTTCTTTGGTAGTCCCAAAGCTGCGCTCAGAGGGATAGGGGAGGCTTTCAAATGGGGGGCGGGTGATATCAAGTGGCTGCAGGCAGCCCCTTCCTACTACTTCTTCGGCGATGAGAAAAGTATGCCGCCGCAGGAGCACATGAACACCGGACAGAAGCTATGGTGGTTGATGGTTCTTAGTGCAGGTGCGTTGATGATTATCACGGGGGCATTGATGTGGTTCTTCAAAGGCATCATCTCCGCAGATGCCTTTTTATGGAGTGCCTTTTTCCATGATGTTGGTTTCATCGCCTTGCTGAGCTTCGCCTTTCTTCACGTTTACCTGTCTGCTTTACATCCCAAGATGCGCGGTATCTTCTGGTCGATGTGGAGGGGGACGGTCTCTGCCAGATACGCCGAGTCGCACCACAAGAAGTGGTATGATAAGGTAAAAAAGGGGTCATAA
- a CDS encoding 4Fe-4S dicluster domain-containing protein: MADKAILYDASKCMACRGCQVACKQWNDLHGVSTTNRGTYENPPDLSWDTWIKMEFREVGNNGNLRWLFTRRSCMHCTDAACVTVCPTKALYYHEMGFVAYDKGKCSGCGYCVEACPFDVPRSGSGAITGIRTANKCTLCQDRVTNDMEPACVKTCPTGALQYGDREALLLEGKARVASLGGNATLYGEEELGGLHVLYVLDDSPDVYGLPLDPKVPATSTVWQDVLQPIGWGVAGLAALGLGFNYVIAKRKIEIESEGK; encoded by the coding sequence ATGGCTGACAAAGCGATTCTATACGATGCGAGTAAATGTATGGCATGCCGCGGCTGCCAGGTGGCCTGCAAGCAGTGGAATGACCTTCACGGTGTATCGACTACCAACCGGGGAACGTATGAGAACCCCCCTGACCTTTCCTGGGATACCTGGATAAAGATGGAGTTTCGTGAGGTTGGAAATAACGGGAATCTTCGCTGGCTATTCACCAGGCGTAGCTGTATGCACTGCACCGATGCCGCCTGTGTTACCGTCTGTCCCACCAAGGCCCTCTATTACCATGAGATGGGATTTGTCGCCTACGATAAGGGTAAATGCAGCGGCTGCGGCTACTGCGTGGAGGCCTGCCCCTTCGATGTACCGCGTAGCGGGAGCGGGGCTATAACCGGCATACGCACGGCAAACAAGTGCACCCTCTGCCAGGACCGTGTTACCAATGATATGGAGCCGGCTTGTGTCAAGACCTGTCCCACGGGGGCACTGCAATATGGCGACAGGGAAGCGCTGCTATTGGAAGGTAAGGCGAGGGTAGCCAGTCTCGGTGGCAATGCCACCCTCTATGGAGAGGAGGAGCTGGGCGGGCTGCATGTACTGTATGTCCTTGATGACTCGCCAGATGTTTATGGTCTCCCGTTGGATCCGAAGGTGCCTGCTACCTCCACTGTCTGGCAGGACGTTCTTCAGCCTATAGGTTGGGGCGTGGCCGGACTCGCCGCACTAGGGCTGGGTTTCAACTACGTTATCGCCAAGAGGAAGATAGAGATCGAAAGCGAGGGCAAGTGA